One uncultured Carboxylicivirga sp. genomic window, AATAAATAGGCAATGAAACAAAACAATGAATTGGATGCCAAAGCCTGGTTTACAACATTGGTTTTGGCTTTGGTTACCATTATGATTTTAGGCGTTGCAATCGCCATAAGTTAAACAAATACAAGTAAATATTTAATATGAAAACATTTAAATTAAAAGTTATCGGCACGCCCGAAGAAGTAAACTCATTTACCAATTTTTTACCCCAACGTACCATCGATTCGATGACCGGATTATTTAAAAACAACGACGACTCCAATGTTCATCGCTTCATCAATCTTCGGTCAAAAGATTACCTCGAAATTGGCGACCTGGTTAAAAAAGTTCAGGAAGCAGCCAGAGAAATGGAGGTTGTAAAATGAAGGCCGGTATATATATATTTGGATTCAGAACAATGATGAAGCCTCTGCCATTGTTAAAGGATCTGACTCCGAGATAGCTACCATGCTAAGTGTAACGGCCCAGCAATGCCCACGTTTTAAAGAAGACCTGTTAGCCGTATATGATAGAATCAGGATGATTGATAAATCTGATAAAGACTAACGATTACAACTATCATATTGCTCACCTTTAATTATTAACAATGACTCTACTTACACCATTTACACCTGTTGTTTTTCCTGGCGAAAAACTTCAATTATATCCATCGTTTTTTCATCAAAGAGTATGTCTTGAATTGGGCGTCAAAAAGGAGCAAAATAAAATTAGGTTATGCTCTAATTATGATGAACGAACCATTTGGTTCGATGCCAATATATTCAGTGAAGATGAAGATGGCAATATTCGAATATTGGTTTATGGTCTCAACAGGGAAACCATCCAGATTCATGATAAGAATGCCGATCCAACCAGGGTAACCATTGCTAACAATCGAACTCAAAACTGGTACATCACAAGGTTAAAGCATCCAAAAAGAGTTGAGCAAAAAGATGGGGGAGTAGATATCATGAAATACCGGATACCAAAGGGTGCCGGAACGTTTCCGTTTTTTCCACCACACCTCATTAAAAAATACGAGGATAAGGAAAAGATTAAAACACTGTTTTTAACCGAAGGTTATTTTAAAGCTTTTAAAGGTGGAATGCATGGTTTGGATGTGGTTGGACTTTCATCCATCAGTCATTACAGGCAAAAGGAAACACAGCAAATGTACAAAGATGTACTGGAGCTCATTCGTCAGTGTGATGTCGAAAATGTTGTGATGATTTACGATGGCGATTGTTTGAATATATCCACCACGGCTTTAGAAAAAGGAAATGATTTATATAAACGTCCGGCTTCCTTCTTTAATTCGGCCCGTAACCTTGCTGAGTTATTAAAAGATTATGATGTAAGTGTTTACTGGAGCATGATTAAAAGCTTCGAAATAGAGAATCATCCCAAAGGATTAGACGATTTACTAATTGAATTAAAGGGCAGTGAAAAAGAGATTATCGAAGATGCTTGCTCTCTTTCAAAGCCGGGACGTTTTTTCGAACGAAAAAACATAACCCGATCGCCCAATACCATTTACAAGTTATTTGCCATTGGTAAGGCCGAAACATTTTACAATACACATGCCGATATCATTGGATCGCGTGAGTTTGTTTTTAATGGTACCAAGTATAAATACAATTACGAAAAAAATCTGGTTGAGATTATCCAACCCAAAGAAGCCAAAAACTATTTTAGGGTGGGTGATGTGTATTACGAGTATGTTGAAATACCTAACCAGAACGAACAGTTAGAAAAGTATTTCCATAAGCGAAGTAAAGAAACCATCAGAGAAGATCATGGAAAGGATTTTCTTAAGCACATTGACAAATACAAGGCCTTTTGTAATGTGCCGAATAACGTTAGTTATCAGCCTGTAATTCATAATTGTTTTAATGTGTTCCATCCGTTTGCCTGGTCGCCCGAAGAGGGAGAATGCCCCAAAACGTTTGCTTTTATAAAGCACATTTTTCAGGAGCATTACGAACTAGGACTTGACTACGTGCAGTTATTGTTTCAGCATCCGACTCAAATACTGCCTATTCTGTGTTTGGTAAGTAAAGAAAACAGTACCGGTAAATCAACCTTTGCATATTGGCTTAAAGAGATATTTGCCGCTAACATGGCCATTGTGGGTAATGCCGAATTAAACGATAGTTTTAACGGTGCCTGGGCCACAAAACAGATCATAGCATGCGACGAGGCTTTTATCGAAAAGAAGAGTACGGTTGAGCGAATCAAGATGTTAAGTACTGCACGAAAAATCACACTTCGTATGATGCAAAAGGACGGGGAGGAGATTGACTTCTTTGGCAAATTCATTCTAATAAGTAACAACGAAGAGAATTTTATATATGCCACCGAAGAAGATATTCGTTATTGGGTGCGAAAGGTGCCACGCATACCCCAGGAAAAGTTGGATCCTCGTTTGATGGAAGATTTGGTGGATGAGATTCCTGCTTTCTTAAACTTTTTGAATACCCGCACGATAAGCACCGAAAACAAAAGCCGTATGTGGTTCGAGCCAAAGCAGATCGAAACAGAAGCATTGATGCGTGTTCGTAAGCATAGCCGACCTCAGGTTGAGAAAATGATACGGAGCAGATTAAAAACCATGTTTCTCGAGTTTGGCGACAAGGTAATAATGATGAGTGTAAATGATATTGTGAAGGAGCTTTGTAATAACAGATACGATGCCAATTATGTAGAGATAGTACTTCGCGAAAACATGGGAGTTGATAACTACCAGAATAAAGATGGTAAAAAGGTACCCAAGCGTTATACCTATCCTAAGATTGAAACCATTTATCCCCAGGCCGGAAAACCCGAAAAAGTACGAGTGGATGTAAAGTGTGTGGCTCGCCCGTTTGTTTTTAGGCGCGATGATTTTGTTGAGCTTACTGACGATATCAGTTTTGAAGTGGAAGATGATGATGATCCAAACAAAGTACCTCTGGAAGCCCAACCTAAACAAGGAGTTTTAACCAACTAATCTACCATATGAAGCAACCCAATAAAGTATACCTGTTTAATGAACTGGATCCGGGCGACCGGTTCTACTTTGCAGCCGACAGCAAAAAGCATGTTTGGCAGGTTACATACAAAAACCTCGAATACACTACCATCGAACGCCCCGGTAAATCGGAGAATAAAAGGGAGTTTAATAAGAGGGTCGTGTTTTTGAGGAGAGTGAATTAGAAATAAAGATTATTTTCTTTATATTTTTAAAAATATATTATACTTTAGTTGTCAGTTATTCAGTTGGTTATTATGTTTTTTTGGTGAACTTAATAAGCTTATAATGGATTTGATAATCAGAAGAAGTACTCCAATGGTTCCTTATATTGTTTCAATAATAGTGGGAGTCATTATTTTATTAATCCTTAGTGGACTTATGATCAGTCAGTTGAATAAAATGAGTGATGGCATTGAGTATTTTAGAGAATTAGATACATTAAATAACCAGAGAGAAAATTCAATTATTGATACACTTCAAGTCGATACTTTAAAAATAGATTCAATTAATATTGAAGTATTCATTATTAATACTTTTGAACGTGAAAGATATAAAGTGGCATATAGAAAGATATGATACACTTCGACAGTACCTATCATCAAGAGCATCAATAATATTTGGCATAAACGCAATTGTTATATCAGGACTAATCTTTATCGTCCAAAATATAGTAGAGTTTAAAAATCAATTATTGATCTGGGAAAAGATTGTTTTATTAGTTATTTTTTTAATTTGTATTGTGCTGATAGCCTTATCATTCATTTATTTATCAATGTCAATTGGTAATGTATGGAAGAGAGGCCGAAAACAGTTTAAAATTGAAGATTTTGATAGGTATTTTTATCACCCAAGTGATACAGTTAAAAAGTTTGACTCATTCAATTCTTTTAAAAACAGTTATGAAAATACTTCCGAAAAGAAACAAAAGAAGTTGGCTCTTGGAGAGCTATATACCAATGTGAAAACTTTTCATTTTAGATATCAGTATTACAGAAAAGCTATAAAATATACCACTTTAAGCATTCTTCTTATAATGATTCTATTCGGTTTCTCGATCTTTGAATCTCTTGCTTTTTAGAATTTACCATCGATCCATTTTTCTGGTACTTTTTTTATGTGAGATTGATTTATATTGATAATGTATAGATAACTAGGTGTTCAATAATTTATACATATTAATATGTCTATCAAATTCCTGTTCAACAGAGTTTACTAAATCCACAATAAATTTTTGAACAAACGGAAGGTTCTGATCAACTAAATTTTTATAAGTAGCAAAAGCTTTTTGTATAAATTCAGTTGCTTCGGATTCAGTAATATTAAGTTCTACTCCTAAATGTTTGGCTTCTGCTAATAAAATATCATCTAAGCTTTCACTCTTAAGATCTCCCTGGTGTACTAAACTATTTCTTTGTGCTTTAAATTCAGAGATAGACTTTGCAAATTCTACGAGAAGTTCTAAGTCATAACTATCTTTTGTATTAACGTTCTTTCTTAAAGCACTAATGGAGGTATGTTTCGGTGAAATTCCTAAGTTGTAAACATCACTGACTAGAATAATTGATAAATCTAGAATCGTATTAATTTTAATTAAATAATTGCTTAGTAGCAATCTCATATATTGAAAGTTGTTAACACCTGTTTTTTGAATAAACTCGTTTGTAAATGGATGGTTAAGAAGCTTTACTGAAGTATTTAGATCACCTAAAATAATTTGTATTTGCCCAATACAGTTATTTACTTTGTTAATATAAAATACCTCAGATTCTGTTCTATTTTTGGTGCTTTTATCTGGAAAACGTATCTCATATCGTAAATCCATGATTTTAGCATAAAGTTTACTTTCTTCTAAGCTATTCATAATTTTTATTTAAAATCATCCTGCCTGGTATTATGCTCTACCTCCTTCAAACCTTCTTCAATAATATCGGTGTGCAGCTTCAGCTTATCTAATTCAACTAAAAACTGAGTGGTTAACCTTGGATTAAATGGATAATGAGCATCTATTTGTATCCGGTAAAAGTGACGACCACCAATAAACACATCCACCAGGTAACTTTGCACTCTGTTATTAACAACAGCATGCGATCGCACTCTTATGCTACCCTCAATATCGTTGGCTTTAAACTCTCTTTCAAGGTATTTTTTTAGTATTTCTTCCATACATCAAATATAGTTTTATTCGGTGTATTGTAGAATAGTGCTTTTAAAATGAAAGTTGCAACTATGTTGCATTTTGTATTAAAAAAGCGTTTTTATAATAAAAAGGGGTGTTACATGTTACAATTTCTGTTACCTTTTGATATTTATTGTTTTATGATTTTTAACTGTTACAATAGTGTTACATTAAAATTTTAATCAAGTAAGTATAATAAGAAGTAAGTAAAAAAATAAAAAACACTAATGAAATAAGGTGTTACAGGGTGTTACAAAATAGATGGAATTAATATGTAACACCCTATGTGGGGTGTTACATATTGTGTTACACCTGTTGCATTTTATAAAGTATTAAATATTAATTAATTAAAAGTAATATGTAACAGTGTAACGGATGTAACACCTTTTTCGGTTCTTCTCAGTTTTTTGGTGTTTTCATAAAATGGAATGATTATCAACAATTTGGTGTTGAAAAATTGTAAGTGTTTCTGAGGTAAATACGATAAAATCGTACTTTTTAAATAAGTAAATAAGAGCTAAAATGCTTATTTTTAAGATGTAATCAATTACTTATAATTTATGGCATCAGGTATTACCACAATCGTTAAGTTGGAGCCATTCCTTCAGCAGTTTTTAATTATGCATTTCGGGCAGGATCCGGAGCAACCTTTCATCTTTCCCAAGGGGCACGACCTTAACACCCGTTTGAACCTTTTATTATCTAATCCACCATTTAATTTTGTTGGTCATAACTATGGTGATGAGTCATTTGAGCTGGAACTGTATTATAACAATGAGAACGATGTACGACAGCGTAATTACATAAGTCCAACAATGGCCAAAGTGTTTGCGCAAAAGGTGCGCGATTTTTACACCATGTTGTTTCACGAGTTTTATGCCAAACGTTATCGCTTGCTTGGGCATAAAAATACCGTATACCAGTGGATGGAATTGTACGATATGAATGAATCGTTTTACGATCGTATCGAACGAGATGCACGACGGTATAGGAGAAAAAATAGTAATAAAAAGTACTACGAAAAAAGAAAGTTAATAAACGTTAAATCTTCCCAAGTTAACAGCGACTTTTGTCCAGTGTAAGAGTGTATAAGATGCAGTAAGACTATGTGTTAAATAGATAATGTAAGGTGATGAAAAAGCAATTTGGCAATTTATTTTATATCGTTCCGGTTGAAAAAGTTGTATCGGTTTCAGGTAATAGTGTTGTAATAAAAGATGAAGAAGAAATGGATCTGATACTGGCCGAAAACGACATTGAGTTAAATGAGGTATTAACCAAGGCAGGAGCCAACGATTACTTTAAACAATCGAGCAGCGCAGTTACCAAAAGCGTGAGTGAGTCGATAATTAAGAAGTACAGGAAATCGAAGGTTGTTATTCAGCTAAAAACTACCGAAGGAGATTTATATACATTAGGTAATACCGAGGTACCTGTTCGGGTAGAAGTAAACCGGTCTGTTAGGGTAGATAAGTGGAATATTACATGCAATTCAGATCGTTCTGCCTTTAATTAATACCCGCACCGTCCTTTAAACCCCAAATTAAGGGTGTTTTCTTGCATCATGTAAACCAGATGCATCATGTCTAAAAGAAAACATCCTTTTGCTGCAAGGCTTTTTACCGAACCACTTTTTATGAGCGAAGAAGTTCGCATTCAAGCCATCATGCAATTTACTGCAATGGGTGGCGATGATGTTGAAGTGGTTGAATTCAGTCAATTAGCCTGTGCAGCATCAGAAAGAATTGCCCGCACATCGCAACTTAATGTAACCACACAATTCAGCGACAATTCAATTGAAGCCAATTCCCTGGCATTTCATTTTATAGAAGGTACAATCTGGGCCGACTATGATCCATGGGGATGGTATTTTTCTACAAAACAGTTTCGCGACGACTTACTGGCTGCCGATGCCAACGATCGTATCATCGGGCATTTCGTATATGTCAATAGTGGAGGCGGTGAAGCCTGGTACCTGGATGTTGCTGCCCAGGCAATGAAGGAACTCACTAAGCCCGTGTATGTATATATCGAAAAACGGTGTGCCAGTGCTGCCTATTACCTGAGTGCTTATGCTGATAAGATTATAGCTGCCACACCCAACGAAACCATTGGATCCATTGGTACCATGGTTAGTTTTTGGGATATGGTACCCTATTACCAGACGTTAGGTTTTAAATACCACGAGCACTACAGTAAACTATCCGATTTAAAAAATAAAAAGTTTAACGATTTACTCAATGGCAAACCCGAACAGTACATCAAAGAAGAACTCGATCCACTTGCCGAGCAATTTAGGAGCGCAGTTCGTGATGCGAGGCCGGCCCTCGCGAAACTCGAAATTGAACACCCCGCCTTCAGGGGCGAAACGTTCTCAACACTTCGGGCCATCGAAATTGGCCTGATTGATGACCAAATGCTTTTGGAGGAGGCTGTTTTGGAGCTGCACAGGGTAGCTCTGGATCGTTCCGATACTTCAGGAGCTGTAAGTAATGCATTACGATTAATCTCATAATTCTCTCTCATGAACGAATTCTTAGCAAAATTAAAGCAAGTAATGGAGGCTCTTGGTATTACCAAGAAAGTCTCAGAGCTGACTGATAAAGAAAAACTTCAGTTTGCCGAAAAATACAAAGAGGTACATGGTACCGATTTGGATGAAGATCTTAAAGCTTATAACGAAGATAAGGCGAAGGCCGACAAGCTTCAGCAGGCTTTCTCTCAATTGCCAAACTTTGACGAAGATGATAGCGGTGCAGGTGCCGGTGCTGATGGTACAGGTGCCTCTGCAGATGATGATCCGGAAAAGAAGGTAGCAAAAATCAATCAGAAGATTGAAGACCTTAAGAAATCAAACTCAGATAAGGATGCAGAAATTAAAAAACTGCAGGAAGAGAAGAAAAAGCTGGAAGCTGAGTTGGAAGAAGACAATCCTAAAAAAGTCAATATGAAAATTGCTATTGCCGGAGCCTCTCATACCGTAACCCATGTGTTTGGTATTGCACACGATATGTATAGCCGTGATAAAGTTTGGAACAAGATATTGGTTGACCGTGCGGTAACTAATTCTGGTTTTGATGAAGAGGCTGTGTTTGGTGCTTTTCAAAAAGAAACCCGCCAGTTTGGTATTAAAGTGGCTCAGCGCATGCAGGAGCTGCAGAAACGTAACCTGTTACGCGATCCTGAGAAGCTTCAGGCCGATATTGATTACAGCGATTTAACTGGTGCCGGTTTAGGTGAGCAGTTTGTGGTTCGTCGTATCGATGCTTTGGTTGCTCGCATTGTTGCGTTACCTAATGTTTACGATATCTTCCCACGAAGATTCAATGTTCAGGACCGCGATGTTATGACCAATGCTTTCTTTGGCGACTTCTCGCAACCATACCAGGAAGGTGAAGTATGGAAGGGTGATATTGGTTTGGAACCTGAATTGGCATACGTTGACGATGCTATGATGAAGACTTTGTTCAAAAACTGGAAATGGTTAGAACGCCAGTACATTGGTTATTTGAACGAAGACGGATCGGATCCTATCAAATGGAATATGATCGAGTGGGCTGTATTGCATATTGCCACTAAGCTTACAATGGAGCAATACAAACGTCGTATTTTGGGTGTATTCCGTAAGCCGGTAGCTGCTCGTCCGGCTCATATGTTGCATTCATCAACTGGGTATATCTATACTTTGTTGCGCTATGTTCACGAAAATAAGCTGTTGCCTTTGAGCGACGAAGCTTATAACGATTATAGCAATACGGGTACCGAGATGATCGACACTGTAGAAGCATTTGTTGAAGCAGTGAAGGAGATTTATCCTGGTGATGTTGAGATGTTGTCGGTTTATTTAAATAAGAACCATAAACCATGGTATAAGAGTGGATACCGCCAAAAGTACGGTGCTGATGGTGACTTTACTTCTGTTGTTGACAACAAGGTGCAGGATGCTGATGTAAACATCATTTGGGTACCTAACATGGGTAACCATAAGTTCATCATGATGACCAAACCGGGTAACTTCCAGTGCTTGGAAGACAAACCAGGCGAGATGCTTAAAATCAAATTCAAAGAAGAGATGGAAAGCGTTAAGTCATGGTCGATCTGGAAAGAAGGTTTCTGTGCTACATTCGTAGGTAAGCCATTTACAACTCCGGCATTGTTGCAGGCTAATAACTTCGAACTTCAGGAGGTGTTTATTAATAAACCTGCTTTCGATGTGGCTGCAGATGCTACTGCTTTGGATGCTAATAATGGTATTTGGCAGGTAACTGCCGAAAATACTCAGGAAACTGCTATTACCGATATCGCTAATGCCAAAGAAGGAGTTGCTTATGTTGTTGAGTGTGGTAGTATAACCAACGCCAGTACCATTTCCAAGACAAATAAGTTTGACCAGATTACAGCTGCATACACTCCAACTGCAGTAGGTGATTATCTGATGGTGGTTTATGATGCAACTGATGCTAAATTCTACGAGTTAGAACGATGTGTTGGTGGTACCAGAACAATCAATAAGGCTCTTCAACCTAATACACCTGGTAACGGAGGCCGATAAGCTACTATAGCCGCCTCTTCGGGGGCGGTTCTTTTATTATTTGTCTAACAATCTTTCAATCTATATAAAATGAGATTTCAAAAAAAGATGACACGCAAGCAGCAATCGCACTCTGTACTTAAAGGTATGAAGGCAACGTATAAGGCTCAAAAGCGTTTGTTAATGATTGTGATGGGTTTGTTTTTGACTGTTTCGTTTGTTGATGCAGCACAAAACGACTTTTCAGGATCATCGTTAAATGTGTTTGGAGGTACATCCACTATTGCTGTTGTAACGATGGCTTCGATCGGTAATATTGAACAGGGAAATGCCAAAGATGCAGCTGGCAATCAGATAGGCATGCGTATTTGGTTAATATCGCGCGATCAGATTGATGATACGGTGCAGTTTCCATTACCAAATGCCGACAGGGAGGTAAGTACAATACCGCTTAAGGCTGGTGAGTATATGCATTATCACGATAGTGTTTCGGAGTCGCAGAAAGATAATGGAACTTCAGAACGAGGTGATATTAACAACGACTATACCAATACCTTCAGCTATGTAATGTATGGTAATAAAAAACAGTTAATGGCCTTTATTGAAGAATATGCGGGTCAGGGGTTTATTATTATCTGGCAGGAATGTGGTGCAGCTACTAAGTATATTCAAGGCTCGTTCTGTAAGCCAATGATTTTGCAATCGTACGATCGTAAAAATGATAATGAAGGTAAGTACATTACGCTGAATTATCAGAATAAGCATTGGCAACAACCTTGCACTTATACGGGTGATATAATACTGCAGGATCCGGTTACCATTGCTGCTGATGCAGTTAATTTGGCATATGTCAGCGATAACGGTCGATATAATCTTTCGGTTAATACCCAAGCTACTGCTTTGGCAACTGTTTCGGGTATTGCTTCGGCTGATTATGGTAAAACACTTACCATTTATGGTGTGGGTGGTGCAAATGCAACTACCATTGCCGATAATACCGTATTTAACCTGGTTGATGGTGTTACCTGGACAGGCAATGCCGGTAGTTCAATCACGTTTAAAATATTGGATGCTGATACCTTAGTGGAAGTTGGTAGAGTGCAGACTGCTTAAATAATACTAAAATATTATTATCTTTAAAACCAC contains:
- a CDS encoding DUF5906 domain-containing protein gives rise to the protein MTLLTPFTPVVFPGEKLQLYPSFFHQRVCLELGVKKEQNKIRLCSNYDERTIWFDANIFSEDEDGNIRILVYGLNRETIQIHDKNADPTRVTIANNRTQNWYITRLKHPKRVEQKDGGVDIMKYRIPKGAGTFPFFPPHLIKKYEDKEKIKTLFLTEGYFKAFKGGMHGLDVVGLSSISHYRQKETQQMYKDVLELIRQCDVENVVMIYDGDCLNISTTALEKGNDLYKRPASFFNSARNLAELLKDYDVSVYWSMIKSFEIENHPKGLDDLLIELKGSEKEIIEDACSLSKPGRFFERKNITRSPNTIYKLFAIGKAETFYNTHADIIGSREFVFNGTKYKYNYEKNLVEIIQPKEAKNYFRVGDVYYEYVEIPNQNEQLEKYFHKRSKETIREDHGKDFLKHIDKYKAFCNVPNNVSYQPVIHNCFNVFHPFAWSPEEGECPKTFAFIKHIFQEHYELGLDYVQLLFQHPTQILPILCLVSKENSTGKSTFAYWLKEIFAANMAIVGNAELNDSFNGAWATKQIIACDEAFIEKKSTVERIKMLSTARKITLRMMQKDGEEIDFFGKFILISNNEENFIYATEEDIRYWVRKVPRIPQEKLDPRLMEDLVDEIPAFLNFLNTRTISTENKSRMWFEPKQIETEALMRVRKHSRPQVEKMIRSRLKTMFLEFGDKVIMMSVNDIVKELCNNRYDANYVEIVLRENMGVDNYQNKDGKKVPKRYTYPKIETIYPQAGKPEKVRVDVKCVARPFVFRRDDFVELTDDISFEVEDDDDPNKVPLEAQPKQGVLTN
- a CDS encoding Cthe_2314 family HEPN domain-containing protein, with the protein product MNSLEESKLYAKIMDLRYEIRFPDKSTKNRTESEVFYINKVNNCIGQIQIILGDLNTSVKLLNHPFTNEFIQKTGVNNFQYMRLLLSNYLIKINTILDLSIILVSDVYNLGISPKHTSISALRKNVNTKDSYDLELLVEFAKSISEFKAQRNSLVHQGDLKSESLDDILLAEAKHLGVELNITESEATEFIQKAFATYKNLVDQNLPFVQKFIVDLVNSVEQEFDRHINMYKLLNT
- a CDS encoding S49 family peptidase, producing MSKRKHPFAARLFTEPLFMSEEVRIQAIMQFTAMGGDDVEVVEFSQLACAASERIARTSQLNVTTQFSDNSIEANSLAFHFIEGTIWADYDPWGWYFSTKQFRDDLLAADANDRIIGHFVYVNSGGGEAWYLDVAAQAMKELTKPVYVYIEKRCASAAYYLSAYADKIIAATPNETIGSIGTMVSFWDMVPYYQTLGFKYHEHYSKLSDLKNKKFNDLLNGKPEQYIKEELDPLAEQFRSAVRDARPALAKLEIEHPAFRGETFSTLRAIEIGLIDDQMLLEEAVLELHRVALDRSDTSGAVSNALRLIS